The Mytilus edulis chromosome 4, xbMytEdul2.2, whole genome shotgun sequence nucleotide sequence AAACACATATATATGCTATTTTCAAATGGCCATTGACAACAGTAAACGCTGacttaaaattatttgttttgaagAATAATATTTGGAGTCCTTCTTAATGTTCATTTgctatggacattttttttttttatcacatttaaggtaaaaaagatatattacaaattataacagggtataagtgtttctcatttaaatcaatgataactatttatataaatataaaatcggcgcaaatgacaTACGCCCCACGATTTATCAATGAGATATCACGTGATCTGattaatgtaaaaaattaaatgtcCTTCATTCTTGCGTAtgtcaactttttacttgtttggctttacaactattttgatatgagcgtcactgatgagtcttatgtagacgaaacgcgcgtgtctggcgtattaagttataatcctggtacctttgataactattatcactgatatggtcatatttataaattaactgtttaaaaaactttcGTTTCCTTCAGAAGATTCTTAGAACAGGGAATACAACTAACATACATACTACCTCATTATCAAATGAAAGTATACGAGGAAGTATATTAAAGTCTGTTGGTCTGATTATTGATTATAGTTCCTGatgaaaatcaaattatatcaCAATGAATTAATTAACCACAACAACGATCTAAAATGTGTTTCAAATTAGATCAAAACATCAATAAAACATTTGTTGggtcaaattttatgaaacaaacGCTGATGTTGAAAAGGTATAACAAAGGGAAAGggttttatatgaaaaataaaacatcaattaATTAAAAACGGCGAAAAATCCATTGAAATGAATAATTGACATATTTGTTCAACGAAATTGTATTgcaatatcatataaaaaagtgcatttatttTCCAGATATATTGTTTGTCCATGGTAACATCGATTGTAAACAATTTAAACGTGcctatttcatttaaaatagaaaaatctgtttaataaatgataaaaaatttcAGTCAATATGATTTACAGACTAATTAAGCGGAAGTTTTTGGAAGTTTACGAAAAATAGTAGCACGATATATGTGAATTTATGGATTTAAAAAATGGAACAGTGGCAGATGAATAAATTCGGACCATGTTTACTTTTTCCTCGTAGAGAATTCATGTGGACAATTGAAATACAATCCCTTCATCAAATAGAACAAATTCGAGTTCATATTTACATACTTTGAAgatcaaatattaaatatttaaccaTCCTACTTTAAAATGGAAAGAGGATGGTCATTGATTACAGATGATAGCaaccaaaatgaaaatgaaaatgaataataaGAAAATTTTGTCATTTGTGTTAACTTGTGTATGAAGGCACCATGTCTGCTAGAGATCGTGTAACGGAGTTGTTATTGAAGAATGTGAAATGTTTTCTCTGTCTAGAACCGTTTAAAGATCCAAGACTGTTAGACTGTTGTCATTCATTTTGCTTGGATTGTTTGGAAGCATATACTGAAACATTCGAGGAAACACACATTGAATGTccattatgtgataaaaaaacagaaagaccaaaaaaagtgaaagatctaaaaaagaatatttatattgACTTTTCTGCTGTTAAATTTGGCACTCACTGCTCAATTTGTGGTGAGAGGGAATTTGCCAAATCTCACTGTATTGAATGTGACCAAGATTTCTGTAGAAGTTGTATAAGATCACATGGTGGAATCACAACCACTAGGGAGCACCATCTGGTTGATTTCGATAAGCAACGCAAACCAGGAAGAGTATCAAGGGATCTATTTTGTAAAGTTCACCCTGAGGAGAAAATGGTATATTACTGTGTTGAATGTAATCAACTTATTTGCAAACACTGTAATTTAACAGCTcataaaaatcatgcatctaaacaCGCATCGGAAGTAGCATCTAaattaagaaacaaacttaaaagGAAATCAGAACACGGAGAACATAAGAACTATCTCGTATGGCTAGCAGAGAGGAGGGAAATGTTCAACAATGAAATAGAAAAGAATAGAAAATGCGAAAAGCGCACCGTAAAGAAAGTAACAGAAATGGCAGACCAAGTTATAGCAATAGTCgaggaaataaaaaatatacttctTAAGAGAACACGTGacataacaaaaaaacagatCCAACCATTAAAGCAGAAGATGGAGGTTTTTGAAAAGTACATCCTATCATTCGCCGAGCTCTTACTTCATTCGCGCAATCTTTATGAGAAAGCAGATGATATTGAAATCGTAAATACATGTGATCTCCTCACTAGATCTCTCGAGagtttaaaacatcaaaaagaTGACGCTCAGTTTAAATTATCTCATATTTATGAATATCCAGTATTCAAACCAGGAAAAGCAACGGCCGATCAACTTCTACCTTTTTTCGGAGATGTTCATGTGGGTGATGGGCTCGACGATGAAACAAACCTAACAATATATGACTTTTATACAGAGAAAAGCACTACTATTTTATCAATGATTCCATTGGAAGATGAGAGGTTATGGGTGATAGACGGAGAAGGGGATATGAAACTGTATGACTCTTCTGGTCGAGTTCATAAGCAGGTCAGTGTGGGAATTCAAGCCGACGATATCATCTCAACAGAACAACACATCATCATAAGTGGAAACGCGTCAAAGATGGTTAAAGTGTTTGACAGAGATATAAAAGAAGTTGCTTCCATTAACACAGAGCTTTGCTGTCGTGGTGTTGCTATTGATCAGAATGATGACTCAATATACGTATGCTTGACGGAGAAAAACGCTTTCTTTGATCATGATTCCACACACAGTAATAAAATTGTTCGTATCATGCCGACAGGAGCAAGGTATGAAATTCCTGATATTCAAATATATGCTGGTAATCCAACAGTTGAATATCCTGCCAGAGTTGTGATTAAAAATGATGGATTGGTAGCAGTCTCTGACTGGAAACGAAACTGtttgacaattttaaacaaaGTAGGCTATGTTGAAAAGCAGTATTTCTTTGCTGGAATTGATAACAAGAAGGATAAAATATGTCCTCGTGGTATTTGCACTGATCAAAATGGAAGTTTGTATTTAGCAGATTATATGAACAGTAGAATTCTAAAGATTCGGGACAACGACAGCGAGTTACATGAGGTACTGACAACCAATGATGGCATTTATAAACCATGGTCGATTGCAATAAGTCGGGATGGTCTTTTATGGATAGGTAGCAAAGACGGCAAAATTAGTGTTCATTATTTCAAACAGCCGGACCATGCTTTCTACGAGTAATAGTCGTCATTCCATACTCTAGTGTGTAGTAAGCGtaatatttgtaataatatgatataaaaccttttgatttatttttattgtttcataaGTTTGCTTGAACATAAAGTTTCTACGTATTTTAATCATCATTTTAGTGTCCAGATTTTGTGTGAAACCGTTTCTCGTCTCTGTACAACTCAACGAGTTGAACAATGAAATTCATTTATAATATCAATATAACACTGTCATTATCATGTGCAAAAATAATATAAAGCAATCAATCGAagtataaaattatattaacaacgaaTAGGTTAATAATGGCACCCTGTGACTCCTGTCATCTTCTGATTCTAACCTAAAACCATTGTAGTATCAAgaaatataaaagtaaattaagCTACTAAATACGACAGAAATATTCACAATGTTTAGATACTgaaccaactttttttttattataaacgtAAATATCAGAATAGGAAAAGCGATCAAGATTATGCATGATAGAATATCTGCAAATCCGGGGATGTCCTTCAGAACTGCAGTCTTGTTCTTTCATTAAGGTATCACATATAATGCTTAAAGTTAAGTTTCAAACCAATTTTACGAACTTCAgtgtttcttttgaaaaaaatatattattaattccAATTCTTCTGATAATATTTGCTAGTATTCATAGGAGAAAATGAGATAAAAAATTCTTCAGGTCAATTACTTTTTCAACACACATGTTTCGTcttatttgataataaaatttagaatggaaatggggaatgtgtcaaagagacaacaacccaatgtATTGCTCACAATGTTACAGTGTTACAGATACTTTGTTTAGTTGCCGACTGAACGTGTACAAACATAAAACAAAGTGGTGTATTGATTCTGTTCATTGAATTTGTTTGAGCTTTAATGTGAATTTTAATGAGTGAAAATTGATTATATgacaattatatatttaatttcataaacTGAATACCATTGTCCCAAACCAATTATGTCATGGATACACATTCTCTGAAACTATGGATAATCAGCAAATATTACCATGCATATATTTAATACAAATAGTCTATTAAGAAGAAAgtcattatttgaaaaatatgccaatacaaaaataattttcatcttgaaatggaaagtttattttcatgtgtatatttttctttaactgCAGCTAATGCATATATTGCACCTTTTTCTCTCACGCTCTAgaattttaatcaaaaataatatttacttataaaattgagaatggaaatggggaatgtgccaaagagacaacaacccgaccatagaaaaacaaacaacagcagaaggtcaccaacaggtcttcaatgtagcgagaaattcccgcacccggaggcgtccttcaactggcccctaaacaaatatatactagttcagtgataatgaacgccatacttatttccaaattgtacacaagaaactaaaattaaaataattacttGTACTTATTTATGTTCCTGATAATACAGTTTGCACAAAATCCACGAACATGATAAAACAGCAACCATGACATGGAAAACAAATTACAATCACTACAAAAAATAGcaatacaaaaagtttttttccatatttcaatttttttcgctgaattttatgtcaaataaaggcaacagtagtataccgctgttcgaaagtcataaatcgattgagagaaaacaaattcgggttacaaactaaaaccgagggaaatacaccaactataagagaaaaacaacgaaacaacagaaaaattTAAGACCAACtcaaaaccaaacgacaatgtaccacacacagacacgaactataagataacaactgctattttcctgacttagtataCTAGTGAGACGtgtttttatggcaatgttaggTCAGAAGCAAATAAAAAAGACAACTAGAATCTCTTTCAATAATCATGATATACTAGATATTACAtcaaatttagttttaaacattGTATATGTTTACACACTAATACCCTCGAAGACCGACGTTTTCGCGTCATTTACGTTTGGACTTCAGAAGACCCTCATAGTCCAGCTTGCAATTAGAAGTGCCTGAGGAACACACGACTAGTCGACAAAGGATATTCACAACGAGGGTAAACTTGCGAGTGAAACGAGatactaaaattgaaaatgaaaatggagaatctgtcaaagatacaacaacacgaccaaagagcagaaaacagctatAAAAGTCCACGAATGGGTCtttaatacagcgagaaaatcccgcaccccgGAGGCGTActtcggctggcccctaaacacatgATTAAAAAAGCATTATAGTGCTTATAGTCTATTCAAATAAGTTTCTGACATTTCAATGTTTGAAAATCAAATTACAGTGTAAATCCCCCCTCTAAACGTTGCAAACAATGTGTGctattcttttgtagacgaaacacgcgtcggGCATTAATATAAGatgttaatcctggtatctatgatgagtttattcatatacatatatacattggcaatcataccatatctccttatttttatatatgttagactcagatcggtgttcggtctctaatcgacgtccgttcctcaaatcgacgtccaaatctgacgtatCATTCTCAAATCAATgtcataacattaaaaaaaaaaacaatgacgaTAACCGACATCATATTACTATAACATCTACTTGCGTATTAATATTTTGGTGAAAGACGTTCATATTTTCGACCTTTTCGTTGTAGTTTTCCTTTTTTGTTCATTGgcaaaatgttaaaaagttttgttttttcgaCTTATATTTTTCAACACCTTTTTTGAGTTTTATGTTAAACCAACCACCAATTAGGATGAAATCTCACTGCCGCAAGTCTATaaaatggacgtcgattagagaagcAAAAAAATGAACGCCGATTTGAGAAACACATTTCAAACAGACGTGGATTAGAGCGACAAGAAATAAGCCGTCGATTTGGAAAGTCATTTCATTGTGACGTCAGAATGAACGTCGATTTTGGGAACAGACGCAtattagagaccggacgtcgatctgagtatAACATATATacttccaaaaaaaaatgttttaaaatgaatcTATTATGATAGAATATATTTAAGGCGTTTCCGTCAAATCGAAAATTTAAggttcaataaaaaatatatttatcatttaattcaCATGGCTCGGAATTTGTTCAGTAATGATTATTTCCAACAGCAGtatattatccattcgtttgatgtgtttgcacttttgattttgccatttgattaggaactttccgttttgaatttacttAGTGTTCGGTATGTttgataattttactttttaggaAACAGAAGTATACCGATGTTTAAATCTTATAAATCGGTTACAAAGAAAAATTGAAGGTAAAAAACATTAACTACATGAATTGCATGAACATCACAAGGAGTGAGAGGGGATTTGCCAACATGGTTATCGTCATCTGTTGTGTATGCATCATACGACATGTGACTCCACACTCATTCAAAAAGTCTCAATCAGGAATAGGACAGAATCGGTAAAACTACAAATCAGACGACTATTCTGGATTCTAAATATCTAAGACAGCAATACTGAGTTGAGACATACTCTTATGCAGTATCGAATTCACTCGTTGGCGTTTCTTATGCTCAACATATTTATTGAATTTGAAGGTAGACTTGTTGCAACAAATCGtcggcattcccatgggaacGAACTGTGTACAACTCATTGTCgaccttttcttattttcatataagcCGGAAATCCTTTAGacactttataaaacaaaaagaatttcACATTTAGATTTTGTGATGATGTTCATTCCATTAACAATTCAAACTGTTCTGATTGGGTTACATAAATATATCCTCCAAAACTacaaattaaagaaacaaaagacacggcttcctctgcctcatttttataCTTGAACCTCGGATTTGACATAATTGGTAatcttagtaccagaatctataaCAAACGAGACGatcttaattttgaattataaatatCAACCTTAGCAGGAAAATACCAAACTCACCAGGTTTATAtacctgcatatgggataaaCATTTCTCAACTCACTCtttattcaagagcttgcagctgctagcctgctactcagactttatcAGTGTCTGGGCATAAAGTTCATgaccagggttatgtcaaagaacggcTTATCCTTTTGCTGAAAAACTTCATCGGATGGTACAAAGACCTTGCTGAAAAACATTACGtatcaacttcaaaaataaagcaTGATTATTCTTGGTATTTTCGTTCGTTGCCATGTTAATGACGTGTTatagtgttgtttttatttgtttttgtatatttttaacctTTACTTTTTAgtcaattatttatatatattttttgcgtTGATCGTTATTTATACATCCTACCTTGCTGTACCccaatattttacatgtttacctattttgttgggaggggggggggttgCTTGACATTTATCCTTGAAATTCgatattttacattacaaaatatgGACACGATTGAGTGTTTAGATAAGGTAGACATTCCGTTCTCATTTTGACACGTTTTGGAGTTGTTTTTAATGAACACGGTTGAGCGTTCGTATTCTTCATAAGAGCGAACTTTGGTGCAATCCAAATCGATCTATCTCCATACCACTGACTATTTTTTTCCGTGTTTCAAAGTTCTTTCGAGGTTTCGAGCTTTACATCTTCTTTCCTTTAACACCGTTTCCTTCAAGCTGGCATCAATTTAGCTAAATAACTTATTGTAAATACGTAAAAGGTGATGAAAATGGTACCTAACTATTGGACAGTTCGAAACACAGAAACAAGCTACGTTGAATTAgagcaataaaaaaaataaagatacatatagtgatatctttattgcaaaattgcACCCATAAGGGTTAACTAATACACATAAAATGCATTACATGTACAAGAATATAAAAAGATGAACTTTTCACTAATCATTCAAATGTAATACTATATTAACTGCATTGTTGAAGTATAAGCAAAATATTAAactacttttcattttaaatggAAAAATTGGATTACTAAGAAAACCGGGAACTGAATCAGGAAACAAATGTAATTTTCCCAAAGACTTGGATGAAACTATTTGATGGAAAAAATGgtgttgtttgaaaaaaaaatcaatgtgaaTCCTATATGAACAAAAGTCTGGtttgatttaaaatatatcaaaagaaagACAACTGAGAAGACATTCACAATGAAGTCTAtgatgagttatctttctttgcttGATGTCTGCGTTATCCAGTCAATCAATCACCCGAGTTTGTAGAAAGTGGAGCGGTTATAGATATTCAAATGTCtgagtatttcttttttttttcgttgttttgtttggttttttttatgaataaagagTAAGGTATATCATTTCATCGACCATTTTCCACATGAAGAAATTCCCGtgcaaagtcaggaatatgaatgctggtttctattcgtttgatgtgtttgtgcttttcaTTTTGACCAAATTTGAAGCTTGTTTGATGTATCGAAAGAAAGACAAATGAGAAGACATTCATACTGTAGTCGACGACGAGTTATTGTTCTTTGCTTGGTGTCAGCGATATCCTGTCAGACAACCATATAGATATTCAGATGTAtgagtattttttttcatttatttattttattctttgtaTCTTTAGGAGTTAGGAGCTATATCATTtcacccaccattttctacataagtgaATGCCTTTGCCAAGTCATCGTTTGATGCGTTCCCACTTTTCCTTTTGCCAATTGATAAGGTACTTTccattttaattttccttggaattctgtatttttgatattttacttttttcctctgatcgttttggttttttttttaattatcgaGCTTAAACTggttatcaaaaataaattgcagTGAGGTCAGATTTATTTCTCGATTTGCTGGGGAGAAAAAAAACGTTGTGACTTTGACACAAAGAACATCATTACAATGTATGTTCCTTTGCTAATGCATTGCAGAAACCCCCGCCTTCCAGGCCTATAAAAGGGGCAACAAAACATTATTATACTATCTGACAACTACAACAAGTATACCCTAATTACAATTGTCGTCTCAAAAATTCATTGTCAGATGACTATAATACCCGTACAAATCGAACAGGGATCGAAGAAATTCTAATCATCATTTGAGGTTTTTTCCATGACCGAATATTTACTTTATCAATTGACAATGTATTATACCAGATGTCTCCTCGCATGATCTCAAAAAGCCAGTTTAAGAAATTGTATTCCTCTGGACACCCCTCAACCAAGGTCATCAAATAGAAAGACGGCATAACATAAGATCACATAAGTTGCCACTGATCTAAGACAGTGATGggtaaaaatgaatttgaaccTCAGTATTAAGTCATGtttctgttaaatatatattctCGAGTTTCCAGCATGTGTAATATCTAATCAATATGTGAAGGATTTACGGGAAATTAATCCTTTTCAATAAACCGCAAATCGTTTAAATATGTACCAAGTACGATacataaatgtgtttttaaattatcCCTTTTAAAGTTACGCTTTCAGTGACATGGCCTTTGCACATGTTGGTTCTTTTACACCAATTTTGTATTTAGTACGGTTTAATTGCCTTGCCAAATGgaataaaaatgattaaaaaaccTAAAGCTTTATTGATGACTAACGTAAACACTAGAGTATGATAAAGCTAATTTAAACTACAGTTAAGGCCTCAGGaatgttaatttattttcatggcACAAATTTTCAGACCTGAACGACATCCGTAGATAGTCTTTATTTACATTTCAACGCTTATGTGCTTAAAGCCATGTTCACGGACCAGAAACAATTATCAAACCCTTCAAAGCATAAGACGTCAACTTATTCACCTCTAAAAAGATTCATAACATAACAAGAGCCGGGGACACGTATCAGGTGACCGCTAAGaatacaaacacaaaataaaaatggCTGACATTTATGTTTCGTCACGCCTTTCCGACTATCTGATAAGTTATTGTTCCCTTGTGAATATTGACTGATAAACTCAGGTCTCGCTACTTGACGAACCATGTTAATGAATAGATACATTTTAAACAGGCTAATATCAATTTCACGCCAAGATGATCAATGGATTTCGTTATCTTCAATAGGTAGGCGGGAATCAATTTTCTTCAGAACTAACGAATCGAAGCTCTTCGAAAGGAAGTGGGTGTGCTTTAGTTTCCCCGTGTTCCTCCAATAATCTTGTTCATGTACTTAGTTTGCAAGCCATTTACTATTGAAATTCTAAGAGGATTTTCTCGGATTATTCGATCCATTATTTTTGCATAATTATTCTTTAGAAGCTTGTCAAGCTTGAATAATGTTATCAAAAACCGACATAGAATTTTTCCAATAACAAGACGCCTGAACATGTTAATCACAGTATATTTTCTGATACAAATCGATGGCTTCTTCTAATCAGAGTAACTTTTCTTGTTTCCCATCTGCCTCCGTCAGATCATTTCCGCCATGACAACAAAAATTAGGAAGACCCGAAGGCAATTAAAATGTCGCTTTTCTTTATTTCGGAATGATCTCTGTTGTGTAGTTATGCATATGCTGCATAAAATCGCAGGTATGCATTTTTGATCTTTCGTCCTATTGATCTGTACAAATTTTATGACGTGAAACGACCTaataaaatctattttatatatacacattcCGTTTCGCTTTATGGAATAATTACATTTTGGTAGAAAAATTAATAAAGTTGCGCACTTTGGCGTTATTAATCCACCATTGAATTGCTATCATGTGAGGGATTAATGGATGGGATGCCAACCGATTGCCCATTACTTCGAacattttgtgataaaattataataatgttTTTATGATATAACAAATCAATTTTACTTCGGCTGAAGAAGTCCCACAGGACTTAACAACAATATAGTGGTACGTTTTACTGCCAAGAATTCAGAGAGAGAAAATATAACCCATCTCTGGTCTCAACTTAAGCTAAGGTTCTAAGACATAATTCGATCATGAGAAACGTTTTTGTGGTTATTTTTGGAAAGCAAAGCAATCCATTGACATTTGTAAATCCTCTAGACTGATTTGTCTTGGCTAAATTTCAAGCAAATGCTGCACCAGATGACTGTGTACACTTATAAGTAACGTACACAATAGTCATGGGTTTATTGATATGTCTGACTCGATGAACATTATAAGGCAATATATCTATCCGCTTTAAATTATCAGTAGCTGTTAGCAGGTGATTGTTGGATACTTTATATGGTAATCTAGGAATTTTCAGTTGTTTTAAGGCTCTTAATTGTAGATAAGATAGCAGTGAATCTATCTCTTTATATGAAACTGTATCTTATATGAACTAAAACATATTCTTTTCGTCAGTGATGTAATTATCAAGGCCACTTTTCTTATCACTTTGGCTTTacacaaattatatttttgtccTTGAAATcgcaaaaaaaagttaaatacttttaaattatgatgtttcttgttatgtatattttttgttgCAGAATAGTTTCTAATAATTTCTATCGCATTATATTAGTTGTGCATGCATTTGTACGTTTTTGCTCTCAGTTTACCGTAACATCTGgatctttgtttctttaattttgtattttcattcatTGCGTATACGAAAACATGTATTGCTTTGTTTGTGATAGGcttctttttcatataaaaaaaacaaaaaaaactggcTTTGTTTCTTTTGGAGTATATGCGAATCAGCCGGATTTTGTTTATTATCTCGATTTGTCTTCTTAATTTTAACATCCGGAAACTACTGTCGCATACATTTGCTAATTGTGTTCGATATTATGAAAAAGGTTTGTTTCGATGTTCGGTAGCACtcagtattatttattttgaaataacattGACAGGCCTTCATTTTTGCACGTGTTATGGCGGCGTTTTGTGTTTGATTTCCTTGAAAAAGCATAACTTGATACTTTTACTTTATGTGAATCTGCTGGTCATTCATTATTGATATTCAACGAATTAATGGGTGATTCCATGGCGTGCGAACAACTTCCTCTCCTGGTTGAAACTTGCGGGAAGCATTGCAGCCATCCGCCATTACAATAAAGACTGTAATAAACAGAGTCATTTACGGACACAGTAACGTATTTTCGCttccataaaaaaatcaatgatgaTGGCTCATTGACAGATATAAAGTAAAACTCTTAGATTTATTGCATTAAGTATATTGGCACAACCAAGCTTATATAGTCTTTATAGTATTCAGACAGGCAAAACTATAGTTTGATTTAAATTCTTCCGGAACATTCTCTAACCCTCACTTGCAGGATTGCATTTATAAGACAGAATATATTGAAGCACGAGATGTTAGAATATGCTTACGATGCTAAAATACCAATGGATTATACTTTTCAGTTGCAAAAGCATCAATCAAATTTTAGTACATTTTTACGTGTAAATGTACGACATTCATATACTTTGtgcatattaaaaaataaataaattgcaaatTACTCTACGAAACTATGAGAAACTGTTCTACTTTACATGCATTTAAGAAGCAACTCAACACAATGCAAATTTTCATATTCCTGGTATAATAATGTTATTGTGCTCATTAGGTTTATGTGCAGGAGTAGGCAATTTGATCAGTAGATATACATGTGTAATTTATGTAAGAAATACCTTTTCCCTGATAATCAAATTGTCAAAAATCCTATCTCGGTTAATAATTTTCGATGTATACATTAGAAAGAAAAGTCTAGTAATAAGCACGTTACTTCTTTGCCAGATGGACATTTATTTTCCTGTCACGTGATTACTAAATTACCAATAAAGCACGTTAACGCGATCAATGGTACCTAATGCAGCAAATCAAATAGAAAGAATTGACGCCTAAAGTGTTATGTTTCAGATCACCTTACATGTTCGGTGCACGCCACATTTGACATGCATTTCTTTATAGGCCTTTTACTGATATTATCGACAGTATTGTATAAAGCTCCTTTTGTAACCTTGATTCTTTATATTATAAgttttatgtataatataaatcGCTAAGCTGGGGTATTCGGTACTTTTCATTGTATGTCTAATACGTATAATTGCATTTTTTTCTCCATTAATGGTACACAATAAACACACAATACTAAATGATATCAACATgttatgacatatatatattttctgtctTTTACATATTGCATCTGTGTGTATATATTC carries:
- the LOC139518840 gene encoding E3 ubiquitin-protein ligase TRIM71-like; its protein translation is MSARDRVTELLLKNVKCFLCLEPFKDPRLLDCCHSFCLDCLEAYTETFEETHIECPLCDKKTERPKKVKDLKKNIYIDFSAVKFGTHCSICGEREFAKSHCIECDQDFCRSCIRSHGGITTTREHHLVDFDKQRKPGRVSRDLFCKVHPEEKMVYYCVECNQLICKHCNLTAHKNHASKHASEVASKLRNKLKRKSEHGEHKNYLVWLAERREMFNNEIEKNRKCEKRTVKKVTEMADQVIAIVEEIKNILLKRTRDITKKQIQPLKQKMEVFEKYILSFAELLLHSRNLYEKADDIEIVNTCDLLTRSLESLKHQKDDAQFKLSHIYEYPVFKPGKATADQLLPFFGDVHVGDGLDDETNLTIYDFYTEKSTTILSMIPLEDERLWVIDGEGDMKLYDSSGRVHKQVSVGIQADDIISTEQHIIISGNASKMVKVFDRDIKEVASINTELCCRGVAIDQNDDSIYVCLTEKNAFFDHDSTHSNKIVRIMPTGARYEIPDIQIYAGNPTVEYPARVVIKNDGLVAVSDWKRNCLTILNKVGYVEKQYFFAGIDNKKDKICPRGICTDQNGSLYLADYMNSRILKIRDNDSELHEVLTTNDGIYKPWSIAISRDGLLWIGSKDGKISVHYFKQPDHAFYE